The genomic interval ACCGGCGCTGCAGGCTCGGTTGCGGGTTCAGTCACCGGGGCGTTCTGCGAAGCAGTGACGGGCGCAGGCTCCGCCGGTGCCGCCGGTGCTGGAGCAGCCGCAGCGGGCGCTGCAGGTGCCGGAGCTTCCATTGCCGTTTCGGGCTCTGGAGCCGGCGCAGCAGTTGCGGGTTCGGCAACCGCCGCGGGCTCCGTGGTCGCAGCCTGCACGGGCTCGCTCGGCTCGGTCGGAGTCGGCGCTGCCTGCTCAAACTGCGCGGGGTCGGGCTTGCGGGCCGGCATCTTCACCGGCGTGGAAGCCGCGGGCTGCTTGGGAGCCGGTGGCGGCGGCGCGGGAGTAGCAGGCTTGGCCGCCGCCTCCTGAACCGGCGCCGGGGCCTCGGGCTCTACGGGCTCAGGCGTTTTTGTCGGCGCGGGCGTCGGTGCCGGTGCCGGTGCCGGTGCAGCCGCACTCTGCTTCACCGGGGCAGGTGCAACCGGTTTCTGCGTCGCAGCCGGAGTCACCGGCGCGGCAGGCTTCGCAGGCGGCGGTGTAACGGCGGCCTCCACCGGCACTTCCTCGGAAGCGGGTTCGGGCTGCGCTGGAGAAGCCGCAGGCTCGGGCGCCGCGGGCGTTGTCTCGGCAAGCGGCTCAGCGGCGGGCTCGATCTCGGGCTCAACCGCGGGCGCTTCGGGGGCCGGCATGGCGGTCGGGGCCGGCGCCTCCGCCGGCGTCACGACCGGCGCCGCTGCGGGCTCACCCGTTTCGGACTGTTTCTCTTCGCCGAAGAGCTCCCAGACGGGCTTGCTCTGCGGCGCGACGGGTTCTTCGGGCGTGCCGGTGAGCGCCTCGGCCGGAGCCTCGGCCGGCGGGTTCTCGCTGGGCTGCAGGGTGAAGTCGGACGGCGCGTCTTCCACCTCTTCAGGCACGGGCTCGGGCTCGGCGGGCTTTTCGGGAACGACCTCAAAGGTGAGCGAGGCGAGCTGGCGGTTGTTTCCCTGTACGCGGATCTCGTAGGTGCCCAGGTCGCCCGCGCCCAGTGCGGCGGGCGTGATGTGCTCGCCCATCACGCACAGCGAGCGGTGCGTGACGTTCACAAAGAATTCCTTGAAGTTGAGAATCTTCGTGCGACCCTGGCGCCCGGCGGGGCGAATCACCTGCACCGCGAGGCTGCGCATCCCGAAGGGGCCGCCGTTGTCGTAGAGGATGCCGATGGGCTCGCCTGCGGCGAACTGATTCTTGTGCTTGCCCAGCTCGCAGGTGCCGGGTTCGGCCACTTCGCCGAGGGTGAGCGTGGGGGTGCTCGGCCGGGTCGGGGCCGTCTTTTCGGGCTTCGTATCGCATCCGCCGCCGAGGACAGTGATCGACAGGCAGATGGCCAGCGCGCAGCCGGCGGCAAGCCGCATTCCCCACTTCATTTGCACGTCCCCTGCTTATCCCGCTTTTTTGCGCGCCTGCGGATCGCCGCGCCGCTGCAGCATACCGCATGCGGCGTCGATGTCATTGCCGCGGGTCTTGCGCACCATCGCATTGTAGCCGGAATTGATGAGGATGTTCTGGAATCGCACCACGGTCGCATCGTCGGGGCGTTTCCAGTCGACTTCGTCGAATTCGTTGAAGGGAATGAGGTTCACCTTCACTTCGAGCCCGCGCAGGTAGGAAGCCAGGCGCTTGGCGTCGGCCACCTGGTCATTGAAGCCGGCAAGCATGACGTACTCAATGGTGATCTTGCGCCGGTTGGGCAGCGGGAACTCTTCAAGGGCCTTGCGCAGCTCGGCCATGTTCCACTTGCGGTTGGGCGGCATGATCTGCGAGCGCTGCTCGTCGGTGCTGGCGTTCAAAGACAGCGCGAGGTTCACGTCGCTCTCGGCGCCCAGCTTCTTGAGCCCCGGTATGAGGCCCGAACTGGAGACCGTGATCTTGCGGCTCGAGAGCTTGAAGGCGAAGTCCGACTGCAGGAGCGAGATGACGCTCTTGAGATTCTCCCAGTTCTGCAGGGGCTCGACCATGCCCATGAACACGATGTTCGAGAGACGACGGTCCTCACCGTAGAGCTCGGTGACCATGCGCTTTGCATGAAGGATCTGCCCGACGATCTCCCAGGTTTCGAGGTTGCGCTTGAGGCCCAGTAGCGCCGTCGCGCAGAACTTGCAGCCGATGGCGCAGCCCACCTGGGAAGAAACGCACAGCGTGATGCGGTCGTCCTCGGGAATGAGCACGCTCTCGATGCGGTCGCCCCCCGCGACTTCGAAGAGCCACTTGACCGTGCCGTCCTTCGAGCGCTGCTCGCGCGCGACCCTGGGCAGCTCGATCTTGAAGCGCTCGGCCAGACCGCGGCGGAAGTCCTTGGAGACGTTGCTCATCTCCATGAAGTCGTCGACGCCCTTGTCGTAGACCCAGAGCAGAAGCTGCTGGGCGCGAAAGCGCTCCTTGCCCAGGTCGGCAATGGCCGCTTCGAGCTCCTTCGTGCCCAGATCCAGCAGGTTCCGGCGCGTGTCGGCCTCGGGGGCAATCTGTTGTGCAGTCTCGGTCATTCCCGTTCGCTTCTCTTCGGGCCGGCTTCCGGCCCGGAAGGCCCTGATTGTGGGCATTTGG from Chrysiogenia bacterium carries:
- the rlmN gene encoding 23S rRNA (adenine(2503)-C(2))-methyltransferase RlmN, whose product is MTETAQQIAPEADTRRNLLDLGTKELEAAIADLGKERFRAQQLLLWVYDKGVDDFMEMSNVSKDFRRGLAERFKIELPRVAREQRSKDGTVKWLFEVAGGDRIESVLIPEDDRITLCVSSQVGCAIGCKFCATALLGLKRNLETWEIVGQILHAKRMVTELYGEDRRLSNIVFMGMVEPLQNWENLKSVISLLQSDFAFKLSSRKITVSSSGLIPGLKKLGAESDVNLALSLNASTDEQRSQIMPPNRKWNMAELRKALEEFPLPNRRKITIEYVMLAGFNDQVADAKRLASYLRGLEVKVNLIPFNEFDEVDWKRPDDATVVRFQNILINSGYNAMVRKTRGNDIDAACGMLQRRGDPQARKKAG